A single Pyxicephalus adspersus chromosome 8, UCB_Pads_2.0, whole genome shotgun sequence DNA region contains:
- the SH3GLB1 gene encoding endophilin-B1 isoform X1 — translation MDFNVKKLAADAGTFLSRAVQFTEEKLGQAEKTELDAHLENLLAKAESTKVWTERIMKQTEVLLQPNPNARIEEFVYEKLDRKAPSRLNNQEQLAQYLIDAGNDFGPGTAYGNALIKCGETQRRIGGAHRELVQTGAINFLTPLRNFIEGDYKTISKERKLLQNKRLDLDAAKTRLKKARVAEARASQLSAAEPERDASFMVNLSYMLGVVHVKWLKMWTEEVARAEQELRITQSEFDRQAEITRLLLEGISSTHAHHLRCLNDFVEAQMTYFAQCYQYMLDLQKQLGSFPTTFVSNNNQSSLTHMQSVPLPSISASAPLPAASNSVVTSGFSELKATSGSRKARVLYDYDAANSSELSLLADEVITVYSMPGMDSDWLMGERGNQKGKVPITYLELLN, via the exons ATGGACTTCAACGTGAAGAAATTAGCGGCCGATGCTGGAACCTTCCTGAGCCGGGCGGTGCAG TTTACAGAAGAGAAGCTTGGACAGGCAGAGAAAACAGAGCTAGATGCCCACCTCGAAAATCTTCTTGCCAAGGCTGAAAGCACGAAAGTATGGACTGAAAGAATTATGAAGCAGACAGAAGTCTTACTTCAGCCAAATCCAA ATGCAAGAATAGAAGAGTTTGTCTATGAGAAACTTGACAGAAAAGCTCCAAGTCGCTTGAATAATCAGGAGCAGCTGGCCCAGTACTTGATTGATGCAGGGAATGACTTTGGTCCAGGAACAGCATACG GAAATGCTCTCATTAAATGTGGAGAGACCCAGAGAAGAATAGGAGGAGCTCACCGAGAACTTGTACAGACTGGTGCAATTAACTTTCTCACTCCCTTAAGGAATTTTATAGAAGGGGATTATAAAACAATATCT aaagaacGGAAATTGCTGCAGAATAAAAGACTGGATTTAGATGCTGCAAAGACCCGTCTAAAAAAAGCCAGAGTTGCAGAAGCCAGGGCTTCG CAATTAAGCGCAGCTGAGCCTGAACGGGATGCcagctttatggtaaatttgtcTTACATGCTCGGTGTGGTGCATGTAAAGTGGCTGAAG ATGTGGACTGAGGAGGTGGCAAGG GCTGAACAGGAACTACGAATAACGCAAAGTGAATTTGACCGCCAAGCTGAGATTACTAGATTACTGCTAGAAGGCATAAGCAGTACACAT GCACATCATCTGCGTTGTCTAAATGACTTTGTGGAAGCTCAGATGACCTATTTTGCACAGTGTTATCAATACATGCTGGACCTTCAGAAGCAGCTTGGCAG ctttcCAACAACCTTTGTATCCAACAATAATCAGTCGTCCTTAACACATATGCAAAGTGTTCCTCTGCCGTCAATCTCTGCCTCCGCTCCTTTACCAGCTGCAAGCAATTCTGTTGTTACATCAGGCTTCAGTGAGCTGAAAGCAACAAGTGGCAGCAGAAAGGCCAGAGTTCTGTATGACTATGATGCTGCCAACAGCAGCGAACTATCACTTCTTGCAGATGAG GTTATTACTGTGTATAGTATGCCTGggatggattctgattggttgatgggAGAGAGAGGCAACCAGAAAGGAAAAGTACCAATTACCTACCTAGAGCTACTTAACTAA
- the SH3GLB1 gene encoding endophilin-B1 isoform X2 produces MDFNVKKLAADAGTFLSRAVQFTEEKLGQAEKTELDAHLENLLAKAESTKVWTERIMKQTEVLLQPNPNARIEEFVYEKLDRKAPSRLNNQEQLAQYLIDAGNDFGPGTAYGNALIKCGETQRRIGGAHRELVQTGAINFLTPLRNFIEGDYKTISKERKLLQNKRLDLDAAKTRLKKARVAEARASQLSAAEPERDASFMMWTEEVARAEQELRITQSEFDRQAEITRLLLEGISSTHAHHLRCLNDFVEAQMTYFAQCYQYMLDLQKQLGSFPTTFVSNNNQSSLTHMQSVPLPSISASAPLPAASNSVVTSGFSELKATSGSRKARVLYDYDAANSSELSLLADEVITVYSMPGMDSDWLMGERGNQKGKVPITYLELLN; encoded by the exons ATGGACTTCAACGTGAAGAAATTAGCGGCCGATGCTGGAACCTTCCTGAGCCGGGCGGTGCAG TTTACAGAAGAGAAGCTTGGACAGGCAGAGAAAACAGAGCTAGATGCCCACCTCGAAAATCTTCTTGCCAAGGCTGAAAGCACGAAAGTATGGACTGAAAGAATTATGAAGCAGACAGAAGTCTTACTTCAGCCAAATCCAA ATGCAAGAATAGAAGAGTTTGTCTATGAGAAACTTGACAGAAAAGCTCCAAGTCGCTTGAATAATCAGGAGCAGCTGGCCCAGTACTTGATTGATGCAGGGAATGACTTTGGTCCAGGAACAGCATACG GAAATGCTCTCATTAAATGTGGAGAGACCCAGAGAAGAATAGGAGGAGCTCACCGAGAACTTGTACAGACTGGTGCAATTAACTTTCTCACTCCCTTAAGGAATTTTATAGAAGGGGATTATAAAACAATATCT aaagaacGGAAATTGCTGCAGAATAAAAGACTGGATTTAGATGCTGCAAAGACCCGTCTAAAAAAAGCCAGAGTTGCAGAAGCCAGGGCTTCG CAATTAAGCGCAGCTGAGCCTGAACGGGATGCcagctttatg ATGTGGACTGAGGAGGTGGCAAGG GCTGAACAGGAACTACGAATAACGCAAAGTGAATTTGACCGCCAAGCTGAGATTACTAGATTACTGCTAGAAGGCATAAGCAGTACACAT GCACATCATCTGCGTTGTCTAAATGACTTTGTGGAAGCTCAGATGACCTATTTTGCACAGTGTTATCAATACATGCTGGACCTTCAGAAGCAGCTTGGCAG ctttcCAACAACCTTTGTATCCAACAATAATCAGTCGTCCTTAACACATATGCAAAGTGTTCCTCTGCCGTCAATCTCTGCCTCCGCTCCTTTACCAGCTGCAAGCAATTCTGTTGTTACATCAGGCTTCAGTGAGCTGAAAGCAACAAGTGGCAGCAGAAAGGCCAGAGTTCTGTATGACTATGATGCTGCCAACAGCAGCGAACTATCACTTCTTGCAGATGAG GTTATTACTGTGTATAGTATGCCTGggatggattctgattggttgatgggAGAGAGAGGCAACCAGAAAGGAAAAGTACCAATTACCTACCTAGAGCTACTTAACTAA
- the SH3GLB1 gene encoding endophilin-B1 isoform X3 — protein sequence MDFNVKKLAADAGTFLSRAVQFTEEKLGQAEKTELDAHLENLLAKAESTKVWTERIMKQTEVLLQPNPNARIEEFVYEKLDRKAPSRLNNQEQLAQYLIDAGNDFGPGTAYGNALIKCGETQRRIGGAHRELVQTGAINFLTPLRNFIEGDYKTISKERKLLQNKRLDLDAAKTRLKKARVAEARASMWTEEVARAEQELRITQSEFDRQAEITRLLLEGISSTHAHHLRCLNDFVEAQMTYFAQCYQYMLDLQKQLGSFPTTFVSNNNQSSLTHMQSVPLPSISASAPLPAASNSVVTSGFSELKATSGSRKARVLYDYDAANSSELSLLADEVITVYSMPGMDSDWLMGERGNQKGKVPITYLELLN from the exons ATGGACTTCAACGTGAAGAAATTAGCGGCCGATGCTGGAACCTTCCTGAGCCGGGCGGTGCAG TTTACAGAAGAGAAGCTTGGACAGGCAGAGAAAACAGAGCTAGATGCCCACCTCGAAAATCTTCTTGCCAAGGCTGAAAGCACGAAAGTATGGACTGAAAGAATTATGAAGCAGACAGAAGTCTTACTTCAGCCAAATCCAA ATGCAAGAATAGAAGAGTTTGTCTATGAGAAACTTGACAGAAAAGCTCCAAGTCGCTTGAATAATCAGGAGCAGCTGGCCCAGTACTTGATTGATGCAGGGAATGACTTTGGTCCAGGAACAGCATACG GAAATGCTCTCATTAAATGTGGAGAGACCCAGAGAAGAATAGGAGGAGCTCACCGAGAACTTGTACAGACTGGTGCAATTAACTTTCTCACTCCCTTAAGGAATTTTATAGAAGGGGATTATAAAACAATATCT aaagaacGGAAATTGCTGCAGAATAAAAGACTGGATTTAGATGCTGCAAAGACCCGTCTAAAAAAAGCCAGAGTTGCAGAAGCCAGGGCTTCG ATGTGGACTGAGGAGGTGGCAAGG GCTGAACAGGAACTACGAATAACGCAAAGTGAATTTGACCGCCAAGCTGAGATTACTAGATTACTGCTAGAAGGCATAAGCAGTACACAT GCACATCATCTGCGTTGTCTAAATGACTTTGTGGAAGCTCAGATGACCTATTTTGCACAGTGTTATCAATACATGCTGGACCTTCAGAAGCAGCTTGGCAG ctttcCAACAACCTTTGTATCCAACAATAATCAGTCGTCCTTAACACATATGCAAAGTGTTCCTCTGCCGTCAATCTCTGCCTCCGCTCCTTTACCAGCTGCAAGCAATTCTGTTGTTACATCAGGCTTCAGTGAGCTGAAAGCAACAAGTGGCAGCAGAAAGGCCAGAGTTCTGTATGACTATGATGCTGCCAACAGCAGCGAACTATCACTTCTTGCAGATGAG GTTATTACTGTGTATAGTATGCCTGggatggattctgattggttgatgggAGAGAGAGGCAACCAGAAAGGAAAAGTACCAATTACCTACCTAGAGCTACTTAACTAA
- the SH3GLB1 gene encoding endophilin-B1 isoform X4, which produces MDFNVKKLAADAGTFLSRAVQFTEEKLGQAEKTELDAHLENLLAKAESTKVWTERIMKQTEVLLQPNPNARIEEFVYEKLDRKAPSRLNNQEQLAQYLIDAGNDFGPGTAYGNALIKCGETQRRIGGAHRELVQTGAINFLTPLRNFIEGDYKTISKERKLLQNKRLDLDAAKTRLKKARVAEARASAEQELRITQSEFDRQAEITRLLLEGISSTHAHHLRCLNDFVEAQMTYFAQCYQYMLDLQKQLGSFPTTFVSNNNQSSLTHMQSVPLPSISASAPLPAASNSVVTSGFSELKATSGSRKARVLYDYDAANSSELSLLADEVITVYSMPGMDSDWLMGERGNQKGKVPITYLELLN; this is translated from the exons ATGGACTTCAACGTGAAGAAATTAGCGGCCGATGCTGGAACCTTCCTGAGCCGGGCGGTGCAG TTTACAGAAGAGAAGCTTGGACAGGCAGAGAAAACAGAGCTAGATGCCCACCTCGAAAATCTTCTTGCCAAGGCTGAAAGCACGAAAGTATGGACTGAAAGAATTATGAAGCAGACAGAAGTCTTACTTCAGCCAAATCCAA ATGCAAGAATAGAAGAGTTTGTCTATGAGAAACTTGACAGAAAAGCTCCAAGTCGCTTGAATAATCAGGAGCAGCTGGCCCAGTACTTGATTGATGCAGGGAATGACTTTGGTCCAGGAACAGCATACG GAAATGCTCTCATTAAATGTGGAGAGACCCAGAGAAGAATAGGAGGAGCTCACCGAGAACTTGTACAGACTGGTGCAATTAACTTTCTCACTCCCTTAAGGAATTTTATAGAAGGGGATTATAAAACAATATCT aaagaacGGAAATTGCTGCAGAATAAAAGACTGGATTTAGATGCTGCAAAGACCCGTCTAAAAAAAGCCAGAGTTGCAGAAGCCAGGGCTTCG GCTGAACAGGAACTACGAATAACGCAAAGTGAATTTGACCGCCAAGCTGAGATTACTAGATTACTGCTAGAAGGCATAAGCAGTACACAT GCACATCATCTGCGTTGTCTAAATGACTTTGTGGAAGCTCAGATGACCTATTTTGCACAGTGTTATCAATACATGCTGGACCTTCAGAAGCAGCTTGGCAG ctttcCAACAACCTTTGTATCCAACAATAATCAGTCGTCCTTAACACATATGCAAAGTGTTCCTCTGCCGTCAATCTCTGCCTCCGCTCCTTTACCAGCTGCAAGCAATTCTGTTGTTACATCAGGCTTCAGTGAGCTGAAAGCAACAAGTGGCAGCAGAAAGGCCAGAGTTCTGTATGACTATGATGCTGCCAACAGCAGCGAACTATCACTTCTTGCAGATGAG GTTATTACTGTGTATAGTATGCCTGggatggattctgattggttgatgggAGAGAGAGGCAACCAGAAAGGAAAAGTACCAATTACCTACCTAGAGCTACTTAACTAA